The proteins below come from a single Deltaproteobacteria bacterium genomic window:
- a CDS encoding glycosyltransferase family 39 protein yields MFWLPLALAALFCAWGVVRTRDASPWRRWWIRVPVVTVAAMVVSWSFARGGTDLFPFDDSYISLAAARTFAEHGQIAVVKNRLLAGVTSPLHIVLTGALGLLLGVESAARWISWIAFVMSALGAGFLAERVARDARAFAWGAAFALFAGPTLYDVGSAMETAPFTALVVWTLLAFEDVSTRRRGIIAGVLLGLTMLTRPEGALLAVAIFAVPLGRVAWTRDREAARAWLVPAIVACAVFAPYVVANLALTGHVLSPTVSAKAVFFRSGRLDWPNPVRLGDPLRVFLVGAELFAVAGLAGLAFTRRRAELLFLMLFYASYLMRFDVALRHYRARYQHPLWILAAVGAAALIVWIAKRRDGKTAARAVAAVAGIALMLATLQTARVYRVYFRQDLGSTREFLMPMVRAVQDAMPKGFTVASHDVGALIYFSDRYVLDLVGLTDERIAKQLRESDPSTAALGAVMATKKPYLLVVLRDWEQDFLQLTKFAPPGMYTLAWSSPAPNAATGAVYDIYRVRHNIVGLSPGAAAQMPPALAPSPVESP; encoded by the coding sequence ATGTTTTGGCTTCCGCTGGCGTTGGCCGCGTTGTTCTGCGCGTGGGGCGTCGTACGCACGCGCGATGCGTCGCCGTGGCGGCGATGGTGGATTCGCGTCCCGGTCGTCACCGTCGCGGCCATGGTCGTGAGTTGGAGTTTCGCGCGCGGCGGAACGGACCTGTTCCCCTTCGACGACAGCTACATCAGCCTCGCGGCGGCGCGGACGTTTGCCGAGCACGGCCAGATCGCGGTCGTGAAAAATCGTCTGCTTGCCGGGGTCACGAGCCCGCTGCACATCGTACTTACCGGGGCGCTCGGGCTGCTGCTCGGCGTCGAGAGCGCGGCCCGGTGGATTTCTTGGATCGCATTCGTCATGTCGGCGCTGGGTGCGGGGTTTTTGGCCGAGCGCGTGGCGCGCGACGCGCGGGCCTTTGCGTGGGGCGCGGCGTTCGCCCTCTTCGCCGGGCCGACCCTCTACGACGTGGGCAGCGCCATGGAGACGGCACCGTTCACGGCGCTGGTCGTTTGGACGCTGCTCGCCTTTGAGGACGTTTCGACGCGCCGACGCGGCATCATCGCCGGCGTGCTGCTCGGCCTCACGATGCTCACGCGCCCCGAGGGCGCGCTGCTGGCGGTCGCGATCTTCGCCGTGCCGCTCGGACGCGTCGCGTGGACCCGCGACCGGGAAGCCGCGCGGGCGTGGCTGGTCCCCGCCATCGTGGCGTGCGCGGTCTTCGCGCCCTACGTCGTCGCAAATCTCGCGCTCACCGGCCACGTGCTCTCGCCCACGGTGAGCGCCAAGGCCGTCTTCTTTCGCTCGGGGCGTCTCGACTGGCCGAACCCCGTGCGCCTTGGCGATCCGCTGCGTGTGTTTCTCGTCGGCGCGGAGTTGTTTGCCGTGGCGGGCCTCGCGGGGCTCGCGTTCACCCGGCGCAGGGCCGAGTTGCTGTTTCTCATGTTATTCTACGCGAGCTATCTGATGCGGTTCGATGTCGCGTTGCGACACTATCGCGCGCGCTACCAGCATCCGCTGTGGATTCTCGCGGCGGTCGGCGCGGCGGCGCTCATCGTCTGGATTGCGAAGCGTCGCGACGGGAAGACGGCCGCCCGGGCGGTCGCGGCGGTCGCCGGGATCGCGCTCATGCTCGCCACGCTCCAGACGGCGCGCGTGTACCGGGTGTATTTCCGGCAGGATTTGGGCTCGACGCGCGAGTTCCTCATGCCCATGGTGCGCGCGGTGCAAGACGCCATGCCCAAGGGGTTCACAGTCGCGTCGCACGACGTCGGCGCGCTCATCTATTTCAGCGATCGGTACGTGCTCGATCTGGTCGGCCTGACCGACGAGCGGATTGCGAAACAACTTCGCGAGTCCGACCCGTCCACCGCCGCCCTCGGCGCGGTGATGGCGACGAAAAAACCCTATCTTCTCGTGGTGTTGCGCGACTGGGAGCAGGATTTTCTGCAGCTCACGAAATTCGCCCCGCCGGGGATGTACACGCTCGCCTGGTCGTCGCCGGCGCCCAACGCCGCGACCGGCGCGGTCTACGACATCTACCGCGTCCGGCACAATATCGTCGGGCTGAGTCCGGGCGCAGCGGCGCAAATGCCTCCGGCGCTAGCCCCATCCCCGGTCGAAAGTCCGTAA